In one window of Frigoriglobus tundricola DNA:
- a CDS encoding IS3 family transposase (programmed frameshift) — MARKTYTREFKLQAVQMLTDQKLSVAEVARKLGVSEGCLRAWKSAAQADGAGAFPGHGNATPGDDELRRLRAEVTRLKAERDLLKKAAGVFREPAELTFAFIAANEDQWPVRWMCDALDVSASGYYAWATRPDSATEQWRRELLSQIRAVHAEVKHRYGSPRMRAALNARGHECSENTVAELMREHGIRAKAPKRFVRTTDSRHQLPVFENVLDRNFEPDGPNRAWGTDITYIPTADGWLYLAVVEDLFSRMIVGWSMDASMESRLVVDALDMAVARRCPGAGLLSHSDRGTQYASAHYQGVLAGHGIVCSMSGVAQCWDNAPVESFFASLKRELVHDEEYTTREQAKGSIFEYLEVFYNRVRLHSSLGFLSPAEFERTYNQKHP, encoded by the exons ATGGCACGCAAGACGTACACGCGCGAGTTCAAGTTGCAAGCGGTCCAGATGTTGACCGACCAGAAGCTGTCCGTGGCCGAAGTGGCCCGCAAGCTGGGGGTGAGCGAGGGCTGCCTGCGGGCCTGGAAGAGCGCCGCCCAAGCCGACGGGGCCGGGGCGTTCCCCGGGCACGGCAACGCCACCCCGGGCGACGACGAGCTGCGGCGCCTGCGGGCCGAGGTCACGCGCCTCAAGGCCGAGCGGGACCTGTTAAAAAAAGCCGCGG GCGTATTTCGCGAACCCGCCGAGCTGACGTTCGCGTTCATCGCCGCCAACGAGGACCAGTGGCCGGTCCGGTGGATGTGCGATGCCCTGGACGTGTCCGCGTCCGGGTACTACGCCTGGGCCACCCGACCCGACAGCGCGACCGAACAGTGGCGTCGGGAGCTGCTGTCCCAGATCCGGGCGGTCCACGCCGAGGTGAAGCACCGGTACGGGAGCCCGCGGATGAGGGCCGCGTTGAATGCCCGCGGGCATGAGTGCTCGGAGAACACGGTAGCCGAACTGATGCGGGAGCACGGAATCCGGGCCAAAGCCCCGAAGCGGTTCGTCCGCACAACCGACTCGCGGCACCAACTGCCGGTGTTCGAGAACGTGCTGGACCGGAACTTCGAGCCGGACGGGCCGAACCGGGCCTGGGGCACGGACATCACGTACATCCCAACAGCCGACGGGTGGCTGTACCTGGCCGTGGTCGAGGACCTGTTCAGCCGGATGATCGTGGGTTGGTCGATGGATGCGTCGATGGAGAGCCGGCTGGTGGTGGACGCGTTGGACATGGCGGTGGCCCGTCGGTGCCCGGGTGCGGGCCTGTTGTCGCACTCGGACCGGGGGACCCAGTACGCCAGCGCCCATTACCAAGGGGTGCTGGCCGGGCACGGGATCGTGTGCAGCATGAGCGGGGTGGCCCAGTGCTGGGATAACGCTCCCGTCGAGAGCTTCTTTGCGAGCCTCAAACGAGAACTCGTCCATGACGAGGAGTACACCACTCGGGAGCAGGCCAAGGGCAGCATCTTCGAGTACCTCGAAGTGTTCTACAACCGCGTCCGCCTTCATTCCTCACTGGGGTTCTTATCTCCGGCTGAGTTTGAACGGACGTACAACCAGAAACACCCTTAA
- the nadA gene encoding quinolinate synthase NadA, protein MPAIDSRTPAPAPVLDDVSAEILDLKKQLGATILAHYYQEGEIQALADITGDSLKLAREATKVDSPVIVFCGVLFMAETAKMLNPAKTVLLPDLKAGCSLVDACPADKLEHYQEVLRANDRKFQTVCYINSSAKVKALSDWVVTSGNAEDVVRNKVPPGYEILFVPDKHLGRYLQELTGRDMILWDGSCMVHEIFSVVDLIKQKKEHPKAVTIAHPECPQNILQLADFAGGTEAMIKHVATYKEPTEFLVATEANMMWELERRYPQHAYLGVPGITCSCNKCPHMARNTLEKVRDCMKNRSPEILWQPEFDKAKEVLARSLLNPPVTAPVHPMGD, encoded by the coding sequence ATGCCGGCAATTGATTCCCGCACCCCCGCGCCCGCGCCCGTTCTCGACGACGTTTCCGCCGAAATCCTCGACCTGAAGAAGCAACTCGGCGCCACGATCCTGGCCCACTATTACCAGGAGGGCGAGATCCAGGCCCTCGCCGACATCACCGGCGACAGCCTGAAGCTCGCCCGCGAGGCGACCAAGGTCGATTCGCCCGTCATCGTGTTCTGCGGCGTGCTGTTCATGGCCGAAACGGCCAAGATGCTCAACCCCGCGAAGACCGTGCTGTTGCCCGACCTCAAGGCCGGGTGCAGCCTCGTGGACGCGTGCCCGGCGGACAAGCTCGAACACTACCAGGAGGTGCTCCGGGCCAACGACCGCAAGTTCCAGACGGTGTGCTACATCAACTCGTCCGCCAAGGTGAAGGCGCTCTCGGACTGGGTCGTGACCAGCGGGAACGCGGAGGACGTGGTGCGGAACAAGGTGCCGCCGGGGTACGAGATCCTGTTCGTGCCCGACAAGCACCTCGGGCGCTACCTCCAGGAACTCACCGGGCGCGACATGATCCTGTGGGACGGGTCGTGCATGGTCCACGAGATCTTCAGCGTGGTGGACCTGATCAAGCAGAAGAAGGAGCACCCGAAGGCGGTGACGATCGCCCACCCCGAGTGCCCGCAAAACATCCTTCAACTGGCTGACTTCGCTGGCGGGACGGAGGCGATGATTAAGCACGTCGCGACGTACAAGGAGCCGACGGAGTTCCTGGTCGCGACCGAAGCGAACATGATGTGGGAGCTGGAGCGCCGGTACCCGCAGCACGCGTACCTCGGCGTGCCGGGGATCACGTGTTCGTGCAACAAGTGCCCGCACATGGCGCGGAACACGCTGGAAAAGGTCCGCGACTGCATGAAGAACCGATCGCCGGAGATCCTCTGGCAGCCGGAGTTCGACAAGGCGAAGGAAGTGCTCGCGCGGAGCCTGCTGAACCCGCCGGTGACCGCTCCCGTCCATCCGATGGGGGACTGA
- the sthA gene encoding Si-specific NAD(P)(+) transhydrogenase produces MPAKEYDLVVIGAGPGGVAAADTAALLGKRVALIERTATIGGAAVNTGTIPSKTLRETALAISGVKARALIGVDVSVRREAKVEDLLRHERVVTASESHQMRTLLDRYGVTVYRGTGKFVDPNTVRVTHPSPPGGFTDLWASKIVVAIGSMPVRPAVFPFENPRVHDSDELLYITSIPRSLAVIGGGVIGSEYACMFAALGVRVHLIDGRDTLLPFLDPDLSEALKDAMERQGIVFWWKDQVDACTAPRTGEIELRLKSGKELAVDHVLVCAGRTSAAAALAPEVAGFGLTPRGLIPVDEHFRTTNPNVYAVGDVIGFPALASTSAEQGRVAACHAFGSHAKEALAQFLPAGIYTIPEISAVGLTEAQAREKGIPIVVGRADYDQNPRGKIIGDKLGFLKLVFAREDLKLLGVHVIGEQASELVHIGLIAMMTGGDANLFLATCFNYPTLGDLYKLATHDAILKRNELLGRSPASMSRW; encoded by the coding sequence ATGCCCGCGAAAGAATACGACCTGGTCGTCATCGGGGCCGGGCCGGGCGGCGTCGCCGCCGCCGACACCGCCGCCCTGCTCGGCAAGCGCGTCGCTCTCATCGAACGGACCGCCACCATCGGGGGGGCCGCCGTCAACACCGGCACCATCCCCAGCAAAACGCTCCGCGAGACCGCCCTCGCCATCTCGGGCGTGAAGGCCCGCGCGCTGATCGGGGTGGACGTGTCCGTGCGCCGCGAGGCGAAGGTCGAAGACCTGCTCCGCCACGAGCGGGTCGTCACCGCGTCCGAATCGCACCAGATGCGGACGCTCCTGGACCGGTACGGGGTGACCGTCTACCGCGGCACGGGCAAGTTCGTGGACCCGAACACGGTCCGCGTGACGCACCCGTCCCCGCCGGGCGGGTTTACCGACCTGTGGGCGAGTAAGATCGTCGTCGCGATCGGCTCGATGCCCGTGCGCCCGGCGGTGTTCCCGTTCGAGAACCCCCGCGTCCACGACTCCGACGAGCTGCTCTACATCACATCGATCCCGCGGTCGCTGGCGGTGATCGGCGGCGGCGTGATCGGCAGCGAGTACGCCTGCATGTTCGCCGCGCTGGGGGTGCGTGTGCACCTGATCGACGGCCGCGACACGCTGCTCCCGTTCCTCGACCCCGACCTGTCCGAGGCGCTCAAGGACGCGATGGAGCGCCAGGGGATCGTGTTCTGGTGGAAGGACCAGGTGGACGCGTGCACGGCGCCGCGGACCGGCGAGATCGAGTTGCGGCTCAAATCGGGAAAGGAACTCGCGGTCGATCACGTGCTGGTGTGCGCGGGCCGGACGAGCGCCGCCGCGGCGCTGGCCCCCGAGGTCGCCGGCTTCGGGCTCACCCCCCGCGGCCTGATCCCGGTGGACGAGCACTTCCGCACGACCAACCCGAACGTCTACGCGGTCGGGGACGTGATCGGGTTCCCGGCGCTCGCCAGCACCAGCGCCGAGCAGGGCCGCGTCGCGGCGTGCCACGCGTTCGGGTCGCACGCGAAGGAGGCCCTGGCACAGTTCCTGCCGGCCGGCATCTACACCATCCCCGAAATCAGCGCGGTGGGCCTGACCGAAGCGCAGGCCCGCGAAAAGGGCATCCCGATCGTCGTCGGCCGGGCCGACTACGACCAGAACCCGCGCGGCAAGATCATCGGTGACAAGCTCGGGTTCCTGAAACTGGTGTTCGCCCGCGAGGACCTGAAGCTGCTGGGCGTCCACGTGATCGGCGAGCAGGCGTCCGAACTCGTTCACATCGGGCTGATCGCGATGATGACCGGCGGCGACGCGAACCTGTTCCTCGCGACCTGTTTCAACTACCCGACGCTCGGCGACCTGTACAAGCTGGCCACGCACGACGCGATCCTGAAGCGGAACGAGTTGCTCGGCCGGTCGCCGGCCTCGATGAGCCGCTGGTGA
- the rsmH gene encoding 16S rRNA (cytosine(1402)-N(4))-methyltransferase RsmH — MSTDRVPVHASVLPVESLERLDPRPGETWVDCTVGGGGHTRLIAERVGPNGRVLGLDQDPTMLDLARPRVEGLPVELMHANFDQLADVLAARGTGPVDGVFADLGFSSDQLAQSARGLSFREDGPLDMRLDPTSGATAADLVNTMSEAALADVFWEYGEERHSRRVAKRIVERRATRPFATTADFAEVVRRAVPRSGSIDPATRVFQALRIAVNDELGALDRLLAGLPQMVKPGGRVGFISFHSLEDRRVKHAFRTGTVWRPVNKKPVEAGDAETARNPRARSAKLRVATRIAPDERDV; from the coding sequence ATGTCCACCGACCGCGTACCGGTTCATGCGAGCGTGTTACCGGTCGAATCGCTCGAACGGCTCGACCCGCGACCGGGCGAAACGTGGGTCGATTGCACCGTCGGGGGCGGCGGGCACACGCGCCTCATCGCCGAGCGCGTCGGTCCGAACGGGCGTGTGCTGGGGCTGGACCAGGACCCGACCATGCTCGATCTCGCCCGCCCGCGAGTCGAGGGGCTGCCGGTCGAGCTGATGCACGCGAACTTCGACCAACTGGCCGACGTTCTGGCTGCCCGCGGGACCGGACCGGTGGACGGCGTGTTCGCCGACCTGGGGTTCAGCTCCGACCAGTTGGCACAGTCGGCACGTGGGCTCAGTTTCCGCGAGGACGGGCCGCTCGACATGCGGCTCGATCCGACGAGCGGAGCAACCGCTGCGGACCTCGTTAACACGATGAGCGAGGCCGCCCTCGCGGACGTGTTCTGGGAATACGGCGAAGAGCGCCACAGCCGACGGGTGGCGAAACGAATCGTCGAGCGGCGCGCAACGCGGCCGTTCGCAACGACGGCGGACTTCGCGGAGGTGGTCCGCCGGGCGGTCCCGCGGTCCGGTAGCATTGACCCCGCGACCCGCGTGTTTCAAGCTCTGCGGATCGCGGTGAACGACGAACTCGGCGCGCTGGACCGCCTGCTCGCCGGGTTGCCCCAAATGGTGAAACCGGGCGGCCGGGTCGGTTTCATCAGTTTCCACTCGCTCGAAGACCGGCGGGTGAAACACGCGTTCCGAACGGGCACCGTGTGGCGCCCCGTGAACAAGAAGCCGGTGGAAGCGGGCGACGCGGAGACGGCCCGCAACCCGCGGGCACGCAGCGCGAAATTACGAGTGGCTACAAGAATCGCTCCGGACGAACGGGACGTCTAA